The following are from one region of the Georgenia sp. M64 genome:
- a CDS encoding extracellular solute-binding protein translates to MRTTRVTKLLALAGATALFAACAPGEVEGEGSDGEAGTEAPEVESVDPAEFAGETLNYVYFTDGPDEQVTRDLIAEFEEEYDVTVELEVLPYADLVTSVQARLSGGNPPDVVRLTGLTDFRPDLLDLRQYLGEDYADEFQEGPVRGALGDNGELLAVPSDATLNGPFVNTAMFEEAGVELPDPADPWTWEEMTEAARQVQESAGTPYAFAMDKSGHRVSTILSQYGTALVADGEVALDVEKAEEALTPIVGLMAEDVMPRDFWIGTGTRYEGANEIFLAQETPVYLSGNWQVAQFAQNAEFEWAAAPNPCAEECGGFPGGKYMAALTEGPNPALAAEFIRFMNTTENQETFVSGSMFLPTRADLAESGVTYPDRQEDMDVFLQDLERTPELGYAANADPAFAGAATALVEEISQVVTGGKDLPTALTDLQATTESLVEELSS, encoded by the coding sequence GTGCGGACGACACGAGTCACCAAACTGCTGGCCCTGGCCGGCGCGACCGCCCTCTTCGCGGCCTGTGCGCCCGGGGAGGTCGAGGGCGAGGGCAGCGACGGCGAGGCCGGAACCGAGGCCCCCGAGGTCGAAAGCGTCGACCCGGCGGAGTTCGCCGGCGAGACCCTCAACTACGTCTACTTCACCGACGGTCCGGACGAGCAGGTCACCCGCGACCTCATCGCCGAGTTCGAGGAGGAGTACGACGTGACGGTCGAGCTCGAGGTCCTCCCCTACGCCGACCTGGTGACCTCGGTGCAGGCGCGCCTCTCCGGCGGCAACCCGCCCGACGTCGTCCGGCTCACCGGTCTCACCGACTTCCGGCCCGACCTCCTCGACCTGAGGCAGTACCTCGGCGAGGACTACGCGGATGAGTTCCAGGAGGGCCCCGTCCGGGGCGCCCTCGGCGACAACGGCGAGCTGCTCGCCGTCCCCTCGGACGCCACCCTGAACGGTCCCTTCGTCAACACCGCGATGTTCGAGGAGGCCGGCGTCGAGCTTCCCGACCCGGCGGACCCGTGGACGTGGGAGGAGATGACCGAGGCCGCCCGCCAGGTCCAGGAATCCGCCGGCACCCCCTACGCCTTCGCGATGGACAAGTCCGGCCACCGCGTCTCGACCATCCTCAGCCAGTACGGCACCGCGCTGGTCGCCGATGGCGAGGTCGCACTCGACGTCGAGAAGGCCGAGGAGGCCCTGACACCGATCGTGGGGCTCATGGCCGAGGACGTCATGCCGCGCGACTTCTGGATCGGGACCGGCACCCGGTACGAGGGCGCCAACGAGATCTTCCTGGCCCAGGAGACGCCGGTGTACCTCTCGGGCAACTGGCAGGTGGCTCAGTTCGCGCAGAACGCCGAGTTCGAGTGGGCGGCCGCCCCCAACCCCTGCGCCGAGGAGTGCGGCGGGTTCCCCGGCGGCAAGTACATGGCCGCGCTGACCGAGGGGCCCAACCCCGCCCTCGCTGCCGAGTTCATCCGGTTCATGAACACCACCGAGAACCAGGAGACGTTCGTCTCCGGCAGCATGTTCCTCCCCACGAGGGCCGACCTCGCCGAGTCCGGTGTCACCTACCCGGACCGCCAGGAGGACATGGACGTCTTCCTCCAGGACCTCGAGCGCACCCCGGAGCTCGGCTACGCCGCCAACGCCGACCCCGCCTTCGCGGGCGCCGCCACCGCCCTCGTCGAGGAGATCTCCCAGGTGGTCACGGGCGGCAAGGACCTCCCGACGGCGCTCACCGACCTCCAGGCCACCACGGAGAGTCTGGTCGAGGAGCTCAGCTCTTGA
- a CDS encoding type II toxin-antitoxin system PemK/MazF family toxin gives MLRSEIRLVDLDPSRRSAANKRRPAVIVSNDRANSIAARLGRGVVTVVPVTSNTDRIFPFQTFLPAAATGLRQDAKAQAEQVRWIAVERLGAVLREPQPRSWRRRRIAPPPPAVGTALQIGIRRRPWHAALRGTVPGPRHAVPPGNLLRDVRPLAA, from the coding sequence ATGCTGCGCAGTGAGATCCGGCTCGTCGATCTGGACCCCTCTCGCCGAAGTGCGGCCAACAAGCGCCGTCCGGCTGTGATCGTGAGCAACGACCGGGCGAACTCGATCGCGGCGCGCCTCGGCCGCGGAGTGGTCACCGTGGTACCGGTCACCAGCAACACGGACCGGATCTTCCCGTTCCAGACATTCCTGCCCGCAGCCGCGACCGGCCTCCGGCAGGACGCCAAGGCCCAGGCCGAGCAGGTCCGTTGGATCGCGGTCGAGCGGCTCGGCGCGGTCCTTCGGGAGCCCCAGCCGAGATCATGGCGCAGACGACGCATTGCGCCTCCACCTCCAGCTGTAGGGACCGCGTTGCAGATTGGGATCCGGCGAAGGCCGTGGCATGCCGCACTGCGAGGGACCGTCCCGGGTCCGCGGCACGCCGTACCGCCGGGGAACCTTCTCCGAGACGTCCGCCCGCTTGCGGCATGA
- a CDS encoding TIM-barrel domain-containing protein — translation MSTVRLCRRVERVERSGDWISVRTDGVEIRILLMTDDIVRVRAGFDPGFTEESYTLVTTAWPDRLDAFMGDERTRIGAAAVELADGPAKAVVTGRKLRIEVEKDPFRICVYDVEGTLLHADVVDIGYLEDSNRRRIHSSEIARDDRFYGFGETTGPLNKYQKLVTMSPKDAMGYDPRESDPLYKHIPFYIKFGAGTRKAVGYFYHNTYDCDFDMGRERSNYWAPHSRYRTDGGDIDLFLIAGPAIRDVVQRYTMLTGRSAMLPKSALGYLGSSMYYSELPADCDKAILEFVEIAERNEIPIDGFQLSSGYTQQETAAGMKRCVFTWNDDRFPDPSGFFSAMSARGITVSPNVKPGVLTVHPDLDDMKDDGIFVRASDADVAALGTWWGGKGHFVDFTDPQARDSWKKRLTRTVLERGTTSVWNDNCEYDGLVDKDARCAFDGGGGTIGRLKAVMPNLMCHVTQEAIAESAPDARPYLVCRSGHAGIQRYAQTWAGDNSTSWDSLAYNIATMLGMSLSGVANQGADIGGFFGPAPEPELLVRWVQNGVFQPRFSIHSVNTDNTVTEPWMYDEVTHHVRDAIRLRYRLFPYLYSLMARAHEAGLPIAEPMCSAFQDDPRCDEEGVDFMLGDALLVANVVTPGSSTRQVYLPEGEHFYDFSTREPYTGGQTIEVPVDLGTVPVFLRGGGIVPMALNQMHNLARENVTGLHLVCAPDRDGHFVLHEDDGVSRAYEHGAFLRTEITMTAGERAVLGFTHQGDYESTIEELLVDVVYPGKAPFWVSVDDSRLPHHLDRARFDEATTGWHYSPSLRSVLVRLPYPRRDFRITISFEQFDMIGM, via the coding sequence GTGAGCACCGTGCGTCTGTGCAGAAGAGTCGAGCGGGTCGAGCGGTCAGGCGACTGGATCTCCGTCCGGACGGACGGCGTCGAGATCAGGATCCTCCTGATGACCGACGACATCGTCCGGGTCCGGGCCGGGTTCGATCCGGGCTTCACGGAGGAGTCGTACACCCTGGTGACGACCGCTTGGCCGGACCGGCTGGACGCGTTCATGGGCGACGAGCGCACGCGGATCGGCGCGGCGGCGGTGGAGCTGGCCGACGGCCCGGCCAAGGCCGTGGTGACGGGGCGCAAGCTCCGGATCGAGGTCGAGAAGGACCCGTTCCGAATCTGCGTCTACGACGTCGAGGGCACGCTCCTGCACGCGGACGTCGTCGACATCGGCTACCTGGAGGACTCCAACCGACGGCGCATCCACTCGAGCGAGATCGCGCGTGACGACCGCTTCTACGGCTTCGGCGAGACCACAGGTCCGCTCAACAAGTACCAGAAGCTCGTGACGATGAGTCCCAAGGACGCCATGGGGTACGACCCCAGGGAGTCCGACCCGCTGTACAAGCACATCCCGTTCTACATCAAGTTCGGCGCCGGCACCCGGAAGGCCGTCGGGTACTTCTACCACAACACGTACGACTGCGATTTCGACATGGGCCGCGAGAGGAGCAACTACTGGGCCCCGCACAGCCGGTACCGCACCGACGGCGGCGACATCGACCTCTTCCTGATCGCCGGTCCGGCGATCAGGGACGTCGTCCAGCGCTACACCATGTTGACGGGCAGGTCAGCCATGCTGCCGAAATCGGCGCTCGGGTACCTCGGCTCTTCCATGTACTACTCCGAGCTCCCGGCCGACTGCGACAAGGCGATCCTCGAGTTCGTCGAGATCGCGGAGAGGAACGAGATCCCCATCGACGGGTTCCAGCTGTCGTCGGGGTACACCCAGCAGGAGACCGCCGCGGGGATGAAGCGCTGTGTCTTCACCTGGAACGACGATCGCTTTCCCGACCCGTCCGGGTTCTTCTCCGCCATGTCCGCGCGCGGCATCACCGTCTCCCCGAACGTCAAACCGGGTGTCCTCACCGTCCACCCCGACCTCGACGACATGAAGGATGACGGCATCTTCGTCAGAGCCAGCGACGCGGACGTCGCGGCCCTCGGCACGTGGTGGGGCGGCAAGGGGCACTTCGTCGACTTCACCGACCCGCAGGCGCGGGACAGCTGGAAGAAGCGGCTCACGCGCACGGTGCTCGAGCGGGGAACCACCTCGGTGTGGAACGACAACTGCGAGTACGACGGGCTGGTCGACAAGGACGCCCGCTGCGCGTTCGACGGAGGCGGGGGCACGATCGGCCGGCTCAAGGCGGTGATGCCGAACCTCATGTGCCACGTCACTCAGGAGGCGATCGCGGAGTCTGCCCCGGACGCCCGTCCGTACCTCGTCTGCCGGTCCGGGCACGCCGGGATCCAGCGGTACGCGCAGACCTGGGCCGGTGACAACAGCACCTCCTGGGACTCGCTGGCGTACAACATCGCGACGATGCTGGGGATGAGCCTGTCCGGGGTCGCCAACCAGGGCGCCGACATCGGTGGCTTCTTCGGGCCGGCCCCGGAGCCCGAGCTCCTGGTGAGGTGGGTCCAGAACGGTGTCTTCCAGCCCCGGTTCTCCATCCATTCGGTCAACACCGACAACACCGTCACCGAGCCGTGGATGTACGACGAGGTCACCCACCACGTACGGGACGCGATCCGGCTCCGCTACCGCCTCTTCCCGTACCTGTACTCCCTCATGGCGAGGGCGCACGAGGCCGGCCTCCCGATCGCGGAACCTATGTGCAGCGCCTTCCAGGACGATCCGAGGTGCGACGAGGAGGGCGTCGACTTCATGCTGGGGGACGCGCTTCTGGTGGCGAACGTGGTGACGCCCGGTTCCTCGACACGGCAGGTCTACCTCCCGGAGGGCGAGCACTTCTACGACTTCAGCACGCGTGAGCCGTACACCGGCGGGCAGACGATCGAGGTCCCGGTCGATCTGGGCACCGTTCCGGTCTTCCTCCGTGGCGGCGGAATCGTGCCGATGGCACTGAACCAGATGCACAACCTCGCGCGGGAGAACGTCACGGGTCTTCACCTCGTCTGTGCTCCCGATCGCGACGGCCATTTCGTGCTCCACGAGGACGACGGCGTGAGCCGTGCGTACGAGCACGGCGCCTTCCTCCGTACCGAGATCACGATGACGGCGGGAGAGCGCGCGGTCCTCGGCTTCACCCACCAGGGGGACTACGAGAGCACGATCGAAGAGCTGCTGGTGGACGTGGTCTACCCGGGGAAGGCACCGTTCTGGGTCTCGGTGGACGACTCCCGCCTTCCGCATCACCTGGACCGGGCGCGTTTCGACGAGGCGACGACAGGGTGGCACTACTCCCCGTCGCTCAGGTCGGTGCTGGTGAGGCTTCCGTACCCCAGGCGTGACTTCCGCATCACCATCTCCTTCGAGCAGTTCGACATGATCGGCATGTGA
- a CDS encoding carbohydrate ABC transporter permease: protein MTTQPTTTIAPPTTEPRRTWTSTSSGKRVTATDALRVTILITLALLALIPIVWTILGAFKTPTELAARPPALLPDSFALTNYTDALTRFDFTTYVRNSVLVTVGATVLTLVINSMAAYALAKYNFRGKNALFLLTLATIMIPLQVILIPVYQVVASFGMVNTLWGLIIPAAATPTGVFLLRQYMLTIPDELIEAARVDGSGEFRTFLRIVLPLCRPALAVVAIFSVMWRWNDFLWPLVVAQSESVYTLPVALARFNAQETVPFNLILAMSVVSIVPVIVLFLFFQKQIATGIANTGIK, encoded by the coding sequence ATGACCACGCAGCCCACCACCACCATCGCCCCGCCCACCACCGAGCCCCGCCGCACCTGGACGTCGACGAGCTCCGGCAAGCGGGTCACCGCCACCGACGCCCTGCGGGTGACCATCCTCATCACCTTGGCGCTGCTCGCCCTCATCCCGATCGTGTGGACGATCCTCGGGGCGTTCAAGACGCCCACGGAGCTGGCCGCGCGCCCGCCCGCGCTCCTGCCCGACTCGTTCGCCCTCACGAACTACACCGACGCACTCACCCGGTTCGACTTCACGACGTACGTGCGCAACAGCGTGCTCGTCACCGTCGGGGCCACCGTGCTGACGCTCGTCATCAACTCCATGGCCGCCTACGCACTGGCGAAGTACAACTTCCGCGGCAAGAACGCGTTGTTCCTGCTGACGCTGGCGACGATCATGATCCCACTGCAGGTCATCCTCATCCCCGTCTACCAGGTGGTCGCCTCGTTCGGGATGGTCAACACCCTGTGGGGCCTCATCATCCCCGCGGCGGCCACCCCGACCGGGGTGTTCCTCCTGCGCCAGTACATGCTCACGATCCCTGACGAGCTCATCGAGGCCGCCCGCGTCGACGGCTCCGGCGAGTTCCGGACGTTCCTGCGGATCGTGCTGCCCCTGTGCCGGCCGGCGCTGGCCGTCGTCGCCATCTTCTCGGTGATGTGGCGGTGGAACGACTTCCTGTGGCCGCTCGTCGTCGCCCAGAGCGAGAGCGTCTACACGCTCCCCGTGGCGCTGGCGCGGTTCAACGCCCAGGAGACGGTGCCGTTCAACCTCATCCTGGCCATGAGCGTCGTCTCGATCGTGCCGGTCATCGTGCTGTTTCTGTTCTTCCAGAAGCAGATCGCGACGGGCATCGCCAACACCGGCATCAAGTGA
- a CDS encoding ribbon-helix-helix domain-containing protein yields MKLSVSLSDEDVAILDEYARTAGLPSRSAALHHAVRMLRLPDLEQDYQAAWQEWEASGDQAAWTGTAADGIADAAQ; encoded by the coding sequence ATGAAACTCAGCGTCAGCCTGTCGGACGAGGATGTGGCAATCCTCGACGAGTACGCCCGTACCGCCGGCCTGCCCTCGAGGTCGGCCGCATTGCACCATGCTGTGCGGATGCTGCGCCTGCCCGACCTTGAGCAGGACTACCAAGCCGCGTGGCAGGAGTGGGAAGCCTCAGGCGACCAAGCGGCGTGGACAGGGACCGCGGCCGACGGGATCGCTGATGCTGCGCAGTGA
- a CDS encoding TIR domain-containing protein, with protein MAKRFFISHAGPDKPLAIELKSLLDGDAWVDLFEIELGQILWHEISDGIEEATDFVLLWSAASAQSRWVEYEITLAFTRWLEDRAIALRIICLDDTSVPFRLRPFLQARDAKSAPQIADALRRNEPAPVPRRRFFNRNEEIGTIEEHLYSSTTAAVWVCGVPGSGKRSLAREALHRITTGTGTVATIRVTEGVAEPELNLLVAGELRLDPAEAGASLADITAHTSQMMREFTAAGGVFVFQDAEHWLAENGTLGRLAEQVISAVTEAQQNTDRLLIFTSRRRPRIDSSLAEAIQSFYLPGLQPKHAIPLLRSHGADATDDELREVAAELDGHPLALEVVAPQLPLTIASLLDKRHEIATDLIDPARIQDNTWRMLEVLSLVDGPLSGHDLAEALGLAADQYTSAVDEATSYALVRLGSSGTLTLHPLLRDYYLRSFRKRPDYAAQTSALADLLLTRLRSLADTDDGYVPALLSTVKVLGLSGRLNEARELRQGLIGTLYETGLELFQERRYELALEHLDEALTGDDEVDLPANRVRMKTLANLKRMPEARELGDRLVRHYPEDAGVLRDRGRVEQIDRKWSDAISWYEKALPFRRHKAQLYADIAQARVRLQDWPGAAAAAKTAIDMGGDTPYALSTYSQALEAQRLLPEAKEVMSRAVAREPKNARYRYRLGRIALQLNDRQTAMQEFQRTIELDPQFVEAPLSLASIQIDEGLIAEAKATLAGVEESPAAPAGVLNNVKAKLALAEGDLATAQTSAEAALREQRDAQNLTVCIRVAIARGEARDLSVGQVCAQVKLWAKELDALGELASIVDLWRRFPRYFD; from the coding sequence ATGGCCAAACGATTCTTCATCTCTCACGCAGGTCCAGATAAGCCTCTAGCCATCGAGCTCAAGAGCTTGCTGGACGGTGACGCATGGGTCGATCTCTTCGAGATCGAACTTGGCCAGATCCTCTGGCACGAGATCAGCGATGGGATCGAGGAAGCGACCGACTTCGTACTCCTGTGGTCTGCTGCATCGGCCCAGTCGAGGTGGGTGGAGTACGAGATCACGCTGGCGTTCACCCGATGGTTGGAGGACCGGGCGATTGCTCTGCGCATTATCTGCCTAGATGACACCTCCGTTCCCTTTCGCCTTCGCCCGTTTTTGCAGGCACGCGACGCGAAGTCAGCTCCGCAGATCGCCGATGCACTGCGTCGCAATGAGCCCGCTCCCGTGCCACGCAGGCGGTTCTTCAACCGCAACGAGGAAATCGGGACGATCGAGGAACATCTCTACTCGTCAACGACCGCCGCCGTGTGGGTCTGCGGTGTGCCAGGGAGTGGCAAGCGCTCGCTTGCGCGCGAGGCTTTGCACCGCATCACGACGGGAACCGGCACGGTGGCGACTATCCGCGTGACCGAAGGCGTGGCCGAGCCGGAGCTCAACCTTCTCGTTGCCGGAGAACTACGGCTTGATCCCGCCGAGGCCGGGGCGTCACTCGCGGACATCACTGCCCACACGAGTCAGATGATGCGTGAGTTCACTGCTGCGGGAGGAGTGTTCGTCTTCCAAGACGCTGAGCACTGGCTGGCCGAGAACGGGACCCTTGGCCGTCTTGCAGAACAGGTCATCTCCGCCGTGACAGAAGCGCAGCAGAACACCGATCGGCTGCTCATCTTCACCTCCAGGCGACGGCCGCGCATCGACTCGTCACTCGCAGAAGCGATCCAGAGCTTCTACCTTCCCGGGCTCCAACCGAAGCACGCCATTCCGTTACTAAGGTCGCATGGCGCCGACGCAACGGATGACGAGCTTCGGGAGGTGGCAGCAGAACTTGATGGTCACCCCCTGGCTCTTGAGGTGGTCGCTCCCCAACTTCCTCTGACTATAGCGTCATTGCTTGACAAGCGTCACGAAATCGCGACGGATCTCATCGACCCGGCACGCATTCAGGACAACACCTGGCGAATGCTGGAAGTCCTCTCATTGGTGGACGGTCCCCTGAGCGGGCACGATCTCGCGGAGGCGCTTGGCCTCGCAGCGGACCAATACACGAGTGCCGTTGACGAAGCAACGAGCTATGCGCTGGTCCGACTGGGGTCGTCGGGGACACTCACTCTTCATCCACTGCTGCGCGACTACTACTTGCGCTCATTCCGCAAGCGTCCCGACTACGCAGCACAGACGAGTGCGCTTGCGGACCTCCTATTGACTCGTCTGCGCTCACTTGCCGACACCGACGACGGCTATGTCCCTGCGTTGTTGTCCACTGTAAAGGTGCTCGGACTCTCGGGTCGCCTGAACGAAGCTCGTGAGCTACGGCAAGGCCTGATTGGAACTCTTTACGAGACGGGCCTGGAGCTCTTCCAGGAACGTCGCTACGAACTCGCCCTAGAGCATCTAGATGAGGCACTGACCGGGGACGACGAGGTAGACCTCCCCGCCAACCGTGTGCGCATGAAGACTCTGGCGAACTTGAAGCGCATGCCCGAGGCGCGGGAGCTGGGCGACAGGCTCGTGCGGCACTACCCCGAGGATGCGGGGGTTCTGCGAGACCGAGGACGAGTCGAACAGATCGACCGCAAGTGGTCCGATGCGATTTCTTGGTACGAGAAGGCGTTGCCCTTTAGACGGCACAAGGCGCAGCTGTATGCCGACATTGCTCAAGCCAGGGTCCGTTTGCAGGACTGGCCGGGCGCGGCCGCAGCTGCGAAGACTGCCATCGACATGGGTGGCGATACGCCGTACGCGCTCTCAACCTACTCGCAGGCACTAGAAGCTCAGAGGCTTCTGCCCGAGGCCAAGGAAGTCATGAGTCGTGCGGTAGCTCGCGAACCTAAGAATGCGCGTTACCGCTACCGGTTGGGGCGCATCGCGCTACAACTCAACGACCGGCAAACCGCCATGCAGGAGTTTCAGCGGACCATTGAACTTGATCCACAGTTCGTGGAGGCTCCGCTGTCGCTGGCAAGCATCCAGATCGATGAAGGGCTCATCGCCGAGGCTAAAGCGACCCTCGCAGGTGTCGAGGAGTCGCCTGCAGCGCCGGCTGGCGTGCTCAACAACGTGAAGGCCAAACTTGCGCTCGCCGAGGGCGACCTTGCGACTGCGCAGACGTCGGCAGAGGCGGCGTTGCGCGAGCAGCGGGACGCGCAGAACCTCACCGTGTGCATTCGCGTCGCCATTGCCCGAGGCGAAGCACGAGATTTGTCAGTCGGCCAGGTTTGCGCTCAGGTGAAGCTTTGGGCAAAGGAGCTAGATGCTTTAGGTGAGCTTGCGTCGATCGTCGATTTGTGGAGGCGCTTTCCCAGGTACTTCGACTAG
- a CDS encoding sugar ABC transporter permease, with amino-acid sequence MSPYLFLLPNMLIFGVFVIWPAINGINISRFTSSNGRTFRYVGTGNYERILRDSEFWGVVTNTVIYAIAFVTLSAVLGVALAVLIDQQGRGRAFFRAAFFIPVLISPVVVGLVWSWMLERQGGLVNTFLGRFGVGEIPWLVEDTLAMVAVIGVGVWMQVGFYMLILLAGLQSIDPSLYEAARMDGASRWGQFVHITLPLLQSSILVVIILATIHGFQAFDYIFTLTGGGPVGGTTLMVQYIYENGFVSPIRYGVAAAGSVLLFCAVFSLTLVNWLIGRRREAA; translated from the coding sequence ATGTCCCCGTACCTGTTCCTGCTCCCGAACATGCTGATCTTCGGTGTCTTCGTGATCTGGCCGGCGATCAACGGCATCAACATCTCTCGCTTCACCTCCTCCAACGGGCGCACCTTCCGCTACGTCGGGACCGGGAACTACGAGCGGATCCTCCGCGACAGCGAGTTCTGGGGCGTCGTCACCAACACGGTCATCTACGCGATCGCCTTCGTCACGCTGTCTGCCGTCCTCGGCGTCGCGCTAGCCGTGCTCATCGACCAGCAGGGCAGAGGCCGGGCGTTCTTCCGGGCGGCGTTCTTCATCCCCGTGCTCATCTCGCCGGTCGTCGTCGGCCTCGTGTGGAGCTGGATGCTCGAGCGACAAGGCGGGCTGGTGAACACCTTCCTCGGCCGGTTCGGGGTCGGGGAGATCCCCTGGCTCGTGGAGGACACCCTCGCGATGGTCGCCGTGATCGGCGTCGGCGTGTGGATGCAGGTCGGGTTCTACATGCTGATCCTGCTCGCCGGACTTCAGAGCATCGACCCCTCCCTCTACGAGGCGGCCCGCATGGACGGCGCCTCCCGGTGGGGCCAGTTCGTCCACATCACCCTGCCGCTGCTCCAGTCGAGCATCCTCGTCGTCATCATCCTGGCGACCATCCACGGCTTCCAGGCGTTCGACTACATCTTCACCCTCACCGGCGGCGGGCCGGTCGGCGGGACGACGCTCATGGTCCAGTACATCTACGAGAACGGGTTCGTCTCGCCGATCCGGTACGGGGTCGCGGCGGCCGGCAGCGTGCTGCTGTTCTGCGCCGTCTTCAGCCTGACCCTCGTCAACTGGCTCATCGGGCGCCGGAGAGAGGCAGCATGA